A region from the Parabacteroides sp. FAFU027 genome encodes:
- a CDS encoding DUF58 domain-containing protein has protein sequence METSEILKKVRRIEIKTRGLTNNIFAGEYHSAFKGKGMAFSEVREYQYGDDVRDIDWNVTARYNRPFVKVFEEERELTVMLMIDVSGSRNFGTTNVMKKEMMTEIAATIAFSAIQNKDKIGVIFFSNKIEKFIPPKKGRKHILFIIRELLSFEPEQTQTDLSLVLRYMTGAIKKRCTAFLISDFIDNSPYKDALSIANNKHDLIAVQVYDKRETNLPDVGLMKISDAETGSEQWIDTSSAKTRKAYNEWWSNRQRLMEESMKKTRVDYVTVATDEDYVKALMSLFMRRA, from the coding sequence ATGGAAACAAGTGAAATTCTGAAAAAAGTACGCCGCATCGAGATCAAGACGCGCGGACTTACCAATAATATTTTCGCCGGAGAATATCATTCTGCTTTTAAGGGCAAGGGTATGGCATTCTCGGAAGTGCGTGAATATCAGTATGGTGATGACGTGCGTGACATTGACTGGAATGTGACGGCGCGATATAACCGGCCTTTTGTAAAGGTCTTTGAAGAAGAACGTGAGCTGACCGTGATGCTCATGATTGACGTTTCGGGCAGCCGGAACTTCGGAACCACCAATGTCATGAAAAAAGAGATGATGACTGAAATAGCAGCCACTATTGCATTTTCAGCCATTCAAAACAAAGACAAGATCGGCGTCATCTTCTTTTCCAATAAAATCGAGAAATTTATCCCGCCTAAAAAGGGCCGTAAACATATTCTTTTCATCATCCGCGAATTGCTCAGCTTCGAACCGGAGCAGACGCAGACTGACTTGTCGTTGGTGTTGCGTTATATGACCGGGGCGATCAAGAAACGTTGTACGGCATTCCTGATTTCCGATTTTATCGATAATTCTCCGTACAAAGATGCGCTTTCCATTGCCAATAATAAACATGATTTGATTGCCGTGCAGGTCTATGACAAGCGTGAAACTAACCTACCTGATGTTGGGCTGATGAAAATCAGCGATGCAGAGACAGGTTCAGAGCAATGGATTGATACCTCATCGGCGAAAACACGCAAGGCGTATAATGAATGGTGGAGCAACCGTCAGCGTCTGATGGAGGAGTCGATGAAGAAAACACGTGTCGATTACGTGACAGTGGCTACAGATGAGGACTATGTCAAGGCGCTTATGTCTCTCTTTATGCGCAGAGCTTAA
- the gyrA gene encoding DNA gyrase subunit A has product MTDQDRIIKVNIEDEMKSSYIDYSMSVIVSRALPDVRDGFKPVHRRVLFGMNELGNTSDKPYKKCARIVGEVLGKYHPHGDSSVYFALVRMAQEWSLRYTLVDGQGNFGSVDGDSPAAMRYTEARLSKIAEEMLVDIEKDTVDFQLNFDDTLKEPIVLPTRIPNLLVNGASGIAVGMATNMPPHNLSEVIDATIAYIEDKDIDIHGLMKYVKAPDFPTGGYIYGHAGVKEAYETGRGRVVMRAKAEIETEHNREKIIITEIPYLVNKAELIKTIADLVEDKKIEGISNVNDESDRTGMRIVVDVKRDANSNVVLNTLFKMTALQSSFGVNNIALVKGRPRLLNLRDMVSLFVEHRHDVVIRRTKYELAEAEKRAHILQGLIIASDNIDEVIAIIRSSQNPEEARNRLIERFALSDIQARAIVEMRLRQLTGLEQAKLHAEYEEIMKLIAYLNEILSNEELCMKVIKDELLEIKDKYGDERKSEIVYSSEEFNPEDFYADDEMVITISHMGYIKRTPLSEFRTQNRGGVGSKGSETRDADFIEHIYPASMHSTMLFFTQKGRCYWLKVYEIPEGAKNTKGRAIQNLLNIESDDKVNAFIKVKQLQDPQYNQSHYLLFCTKQGVIKKTSLEAYSRPRQNGVNAITIREDDKVIQVRLTDGNNYVILANKNGRAITFHESAVREMGRTATGVRGMTLDEDGQDEVVGMICIEDTKAESIMVVSEEGYGKRSEFDDYRITNRGGKGVKTMNITDKTGKLVSIKNVNDENDLMIINKSGVTIRLKMADVRIMGRATQGVRLINLGKRNDQIASVCKVMTDPDEETIEPVNGVLFPELGAENTEVNTEGNEPTTDSNENNE; this is encoded by the coding sequence ATGACTGATCAAGACAGAATAATTAAAGTAAACATCGAAGATGAAATGAAGAGCAGCTACATCGACTATTCGATGTCTGTAATCGTTTCGCGTGCGTTGCCTGACGTGAGGGACGGATTTAAACCCGTTCACCGACGCGTTTTGTTTGGAATGAACGAGCTGGGCAATACTTCCGATAAACCTTATAAAAAATGTGCGAGAATCGTGGGTGAGGTATTAGGTAAATACCACCCGCATGGTGATTCATCTGTCTATTTTGCCCTGGTACGTATGGCACAGGAGTGGTCATTGCGTTACACTTTGGTTGACGGACAAGGTAACTTCGGTTCTGTTGACGGCGATAGCCCTGCTGCGATGCGTTATACCGAGGCACGTCTGAGTAAAATCGCTGAAGAGATGCTCGTTGATATTGAAAAAGATACGGTGGATTTCCAGCTCAACTTCGACGATACGTTGAAAGAGCCTATTGTATTGCCTACCCGTATTCCAAATCTTTTGGTAAATGGAGCTTCTGGTATTGCCGTAGGTATGGCAACCAATATGCCTCCTCATAACCTTTCTGAGGTAATTGACGCAACAATCGCTTACATTGAGGATAAAGATATTGACATTCACGGACTGATGAAGTACGTGAAAGCGCCTGATTTTCCAACCGGAGGCTACATCTATGGTCATGCTGGAGTGAAAGAGGCGTATGAAACTGGTCGCGGTCGGGTAGTGATGCGTGCAAAAGCTGAAATCGAAACAGAGCACAATCGCGAAAAGATCATTATAACAGAGATTCCATACCTTGTCAATAAGGCAGAGCTAATTAAAACCATTGCAGATCTTGTAGAAGATAAGAAAATAGAAGGTATCTCGAATGTAAATGATGAGTCAGACCGAACAGGTATGCGTATTGTGGTGGATGTGAAGCGTGATGCCAATTCCAACGTGGTACTGAATACCCTGTTCAAAATGACGGCGCTTCAGTCATCATTCGGAGTAAATAATATTGCCCTGGTAAAAGGACGTCCGCGCTTACTGAATCTGCGTGATATGGTGAGCCTCTTCGTAGAGCACCGACATGATGTGGTTATTCGTCGTACCAAATACGAGCTGGCTGAAGCTGAAAAGCGTGCTCATATCCTTCAGGGTTTAATCATCGCTTCTGATAATATTGATGAAGTTATTGCTATTATCCGTTCATCTCAAAACCCGGAAGAAGCCCGCAACCGACTGATCGAACGTTTCGCATTATCTGATATTCAGGCAAGAGCAATCGTTGAAATGCGTTTGCGCCAGTTGACTGGTCTTGAGCAGGCAAAACTCCATGCAGAATATGAAGAGATCATGAAACTGATCGCTTATTTGAATGAGATTCTTTCAAATGAGGAACTTTGTATGAAGGTTATTAAAGATGAATTACTTGAAATCAAGGATAAATACGGTGACGAGCGTAAATCGGAAATTGTATATTCATCAGAAGAATTCAATCCAGAAGATTTCTACGCCGATGATGAGATGGTAATCACCATATCTCACATGGGTTATATCAAACGTACTCCGCTAAGTGAATTCCGTACTCAAAATCGCGGAGGCGTGGGTTCTAAAGGAAGCGAGACCCGCGATGCTGACTTTATTGAGCATATTTACCCGGCTTCCATGCACAGTACCATGCTCTTCTTTACCCAAAAAGGAAGATGTTACTGGTTGAAGGTTTATGAAATTCCGGAAGGTGCTAAAAATACCAAAGGTCGTGCTATTCAGAACCTCTTGAACATAGAATCGGATGATAAGGTAAATGCGTTTATCAAAGTCAAACAACTACAGGACCCGCAATATAATCAATCTCACTATCTGTTGTTCTGTACCAAACAGGGTGTGATTAAAAAGACTTCGCTTGAAGCTTATTCACGTCCCCGTCAGAATGGTGTAAATGCGATCACCATCCGTGAAGACGACAAGGTAATTCAGGTTCGTTTGACAGACGGTAACAACTATGTAATTTTGGCCAACAAAAATGGTCGTGCTATTACATTTCACGAAAGTGCAGTTCGTGAAATGGGCCGTACCGCGACCGGAGTTCGTGGTATGACACTTGATGAGGATGGTCAGGATGAAGTGGTAGGTATGATTTGTATCGAAGATACCAAAGCAGAATCTATCATGGTGGTGTCTGAAGAAGGTTATGGTAAGCGCTCCGAATTTGATGATTACCGTATTACAAACCGTGGTGGTAAAGGTGTAAAAACCATGAATATCACCGACAAAACCGGAAAACTGGTCTCAATCAAAAACGTGAATGATGAGAATGACCTGATGATTATCAATAAATCGGGAGTAACGATTCGTCTGAAGATGGCAGATGTCCGTATCATGGGACGTGCTACACAAGGAGTTCGCCTGATTAACCTGGGGAAACGTAACGATCAGATCGCTTCAGTTTGTAAGGTAATGACAGATCCGGATGAAGAGACTATTGAACCTGTTAACGGAGTGCTTTTCCCTGAACTTGGAGCAGAAAATACAGAGGTGAATACTGAAGGTAACGAGCCAACAACTGATTCAAACGAGAATAACGAATAA
- a CDS encoding AAA family ATPase yields MSTVIDTDNPEFKDALNLIQHTRQSVFLTGKAGTGKSTFLKYICQITRKKFVVLAPTGVAAINAGGSTIHSFFKLPFRPMLPDDPDLSLQHSRIFHFLKYKREHKKLIQNVELVIIDEISMVRADIIDFIDRVLRVYSGNMREPFGGKQMLFVGDVFQLEPVVKSDEREILSRFYPNPFFFSARVFNEMALVPIELKKVYRQKDAEFVSILDHIRTNTAHTVDLQHLNKRYQPSFTPPNDDFFVTLATRRDNVDFINDQKLSELSGEEFRFVGEIRGDFPESSLPTQMELVLKEQAQVIFIKNDFGVPQDRRWANGTIGKITHISDDGKIYVLLENGQECEVSRDSWRNIRYKYNEKENRIEEEELGVFIQYPIRLAWAITVHKSQGLTFNHVLVDFSGGVFAGGQAYVALSRCTSMEGMVLKKQINRSDIFIRPEIVQFSRQFNDRQLIDRSLKQAQADILYAQCAKEFDQGDFAKCLDSFFQAIHSRYDIEKPVPRRFIQKKLNIINTLRKKNKELQERLNEQRVFLNDLSHEYLLMGNECILKAKDSKAALANFEKALKLNPTNIDAWIRKGVTLYDEKEYFDAETCFNEAVRLSPVYFKALYNRGKNRFAMKNYQGAMSDFEKAVGIKPEHASAVEYLGDSFSQLGDQETAMKFWEIAEHLRDKKKRK; encoded by the coding sequence ATGTCCACGGTAATTGACACAGATAACCCCGAGTTTAAGGATGCGCTGAATCTGATTCAACACACCCGCCAGTCCGTTTTTCTCACCGGAAAAGCCGGAACGGGTAAATCTACATTTCTCAAATATATCTGCCAGATTACCCGAAAAAAGTTTGTCGTACTGGCACCTACCGGTGTAGCTGCCATTAATGCAGGTGGCAGCACTATCCATTCTTTCTTTAAATTACCGTTCCGCCCCATGTTGCCTGACGATCCCGACCTCAGCCTGCAACACTCCCGCATCTTCCATTTTCTGAAATACAAACGCGAGCACAAAAAGCTGATCCAAAACGTTGAGCTGGTCATCATTGATGAGATTTCGATGGTGAGAGCTGATATTATCGACTTTATCGATCGTGTACTTCGTGTTTATTCCGGCAATATGCGGGAACCATTTGGTGGGAAGCAGATGCTATTCGTCGGTGATGTATTTCAGTTGGAACCGGTCGTAAAAAGCGATGAAAGGGAAATTCTGTCACGCTTCTACCCTAACCCGTTCTTTTTCTCAGCCCGAGTGTTTAATGAAATGGCATTGGTTCCCATTGAGCTGAAGAAAGTTTACCGACAAAAGGATGCGGAATTTGTTTCCATACTTGACCATATTCGCACCAATACCGCTCATACTGTCGATTTACAGCACTTAAACAAGCGTTACCAACCATCGTTCACTCCGCCCAATGACGACTTTTTTGTCACCTTGGCTACCCGTAGGGACAATGTCGATTTTATCAACGATCAAAAGCTTTCGGAACTCTCCGGGGAAGAGTTTCGTTTTGTAGGAGAAATCAGGGGCGACTTTCCTGAAAGCAGTCTTCCTACCCAAATGGAACTGGTACTCAAGGAGCAGGCTCAGGTCATTTTCATTAAAAATGATTTTGGAGTCCCTCAGGACCGACGTTGGGCAAATGGTACAATCGGCAAGATTACACACATCTCTGACGATGGGAAAATCTATGTCTTACTGGAAAATGGACAGGAGTGCGAGGTCTCCAGAGATTCCTGGCGGAATATCCGGTACAAATACAATGAAAAAGAGAATAGAATCGAGGAAGAAGAACTTGGCGTCTTTATTCAATACCCCATCCGACTAGCCTGGGCGATAACCGTACACAAAAGCCAGGGACTGACATTCAATCATGTATTGGTGGACTTCAGTGGAGGCGTTTTCGCCGGAGGACAGGCTTATGTGGCACTAAGCCGATGTACATCTATGGAAGGAATGGTGCTGAAAAAGCAGATCAACCGCAGCGATATTTTTATCCGCCCAGAGATCGTCCAGTTCTCCAGACAGTTTAACGACCGGCAACTGATTGATCGTTCTCTGAAGCAGGCTCAGGCGGATATTTTATATGCACAATGTGCCAAAGAATTTGACCAGGGCGATTTTGCCAAATGTCTGGACTCTTTCTTTCAGGCTATTCATTCCCGCTATGACATTGAAAAGCCGGTTCCCAGAAGATTTATCCAGAAAAAACTCAATATCATCAATACTCTCCGGAAGAAAAACAAAGAGCTTCAGGAACGTTTAAACGAACAGCGCGTTTTTCTCAATGATCTTTCGCACGAATATCTTCTAATGGGAAACGAATGTATACTGAAAGCCAAAGACAGTAAAGCGGCACTGGCCAATTTTGAGAAAGCGCTCAAGTTAAATCCGACCAATATTGACGCCTGGATCAGAAAAGGTGTAACGCTTTATGATGAAAAAGAGTATTTCGATGCAGAAACCTGCTTTAACGAAGCAGTCCGGTTAAGTCCGGTATATTTTAAAGCTTTATACAACAGGGGGAAAAACCGATTTGCGATGAAGAATTATCAGGGAGCAATGAGTGATTTTGAGAAAGCGGTCGGCATAAAACCGGAACACGCGTCTGCTGTGGAATATCTGGGAGATTCATTTTCCCAACTGGGAGATCAGGAAACGGCGATGAAATTCTGGGAGATCGCAGAACATCTGAGAGATAAGAAAAAAAGGAAATAA
- a CDS encoding vWA domain-containing protein has translation MRFAEPLYFILLIVPIAMIVWYVLKHKKAQASMQVPTVQAFDRLPVGRKVRLRHLPFIFRVLAVVLIILVLARPQSSNSWKNTSTEGIDIMIALDISSSMLAKDFKPNRIEAAKEVASSFINGRPYDNIGLVIFSGESFTQCPLTTDHAVLLNLFQGIQSGMLEDGTAIGSGLANAVTRLKDSKAKSKVIILLTDGSNNMGTVAPLTAAGIAKTFGIRVYTIGVGTKGLAPYPVQTPYGIRYQNLPVEIDETVLKQIAGTTDGSYFRATNKEKLKEIYNEIDKLEKTKLNVRQYSKRYEHYMPFAIAAFLCLLLELLLRNFVLRKIP, from the coding sequence ATTCGTTTTGCAGAACCATTATATTTTATCCTGCTGATCGTGCCTATCGCCATGATCGTATGGTACGTGCTGAAACATAAGAAAGCGCAGGCTTCGATGCAGGTTCCTACCGTACAGGCTTTTGACCGCCTTCCGGTAGGCCGTAAAGTAAGGCTGAGACATTTGCCTTTTATCTTCCGTGTCCTGGCCGTTGTGTTGATCATTCTTGTGCTGGCCCGTCCGCAATCCTCAAACAGTTGGAAAAATACTTCAACCGAAGGGATTGACATCATGATTGCGCTTGATATTTCAAGTAGTATGCTGGCAAAAGATTTCAAGCCCAATCGTATTGAGGCGGCTAAAGAGGTAGCTTCGTCTTTTATAAATGGACGTCCCTATGATAATATCGGATTGGTTATTTTCTCAGGTGAAAGCTTTACTCAATGTCCGCTGACTACAGACCATGCCGTTTTGCTCAATCTATTTCAGGGAATCCAGAGTGGAATGTTGGAAGATGGTACTGCTATCGGTTCCGGTCTGGCTAATGCCGTTACACGCTTAAAAGATAGCAAGGCAAAATCCAAAGTGATCATCTTGCTGACGGATGGTTCCAATAATATGGGGACTGTTGCTCCGCTGACAGCAGCCGGCATTGCAAAAACCTTTGGTATCCGCGTTTACACCATTGGGGTGGGGACGAAAGGTTTGGCGCCTTATCCGGTTCAGACTCCCTACGGCATTCGTTATCAGAATCTGCCGGTGGAGATTGACGAAACCGTATTGAAGCAAATCGCCGGAACTACGGATGGAAGTTATTTCCGTGCTACCAACAAAGAAAAGCTGAAAGAGATTTACAACGAAATCGACAAGCTCGAAAAGACAAAACTTAATGTTCGTCAGTACAGCAAGCGTTATGAGCATTACATGCCATTTGCGATTGCCGCTTTTTTGTGTCTTTTACTTGAATTGTTATTGAGAAATTTTGTGTTGCGAAAAATTCCGTGA
- a CDS encoding substrate-binding domain-containing protein has translation MKKQWFLFSALSLLLALTVSCKKVRQSDEVIIAVVPKVDNAIFDQVKESSKKAGKELGVTVTWEAPTSSSADKQKEIIENLIKYQVNGILISCNDVDALKEPIQKAMAAGIKVGTFDSDCPGSGRTFYIGSDNKTAGKVCAETMNKLYQKAGKTPDNVIVIGGGPTADNLVQRLNGFKEAFGMKNLSNVLYSFEMPDVGKEILSLELEKNKKINGIQMVWGAMTLDGVEKIPALSKFVDDGGVVVFFDVSKPLLNYISKHPNCATMKQDFQTMGYEGVKNLYKAIKGEQFNPEYLINVKVIDQSNAAAEEKKL, from the coding sequence ATGAAAAAACAATGGTTTTTGTTCTCTGCATTGTCTCTGCTCCTGGCTTTGACTGTTTCTTGCAAAAAAGTACGTCAGAGTGATGAGGTAATCATTGCCGTGGTTCCAAAAGTTGATAATGCGATCTTCGATCAGGTTAAGGAGAGCAGTAAAAAAGCAGGTAAAGAATTGGGTGTTACAGTGACATGGGAAGCTCCTACTTCCAGTAGTGCAGATAAGCAAAAGGAAATTATTGAAAACCTGATTAAATATCAGGTGAATGGTATCCTGATTAGTTGTAATGATGTCGATGCATTGAAAGAACCTATCCAAAAAGCAATGGCTGCAGGTATTAAAGTCGGTACTTTTGACTCTGATTGCCCGGGTAGCGGTCGTACTTTTTATATTGGTTCCGATAATAAAACCGCAGGAAAGGTTTGTGCTGAAACTATGAATAAGTTATACCAAAAGGCCGGAAAGACTCCTGATAATGTCATTGTTATTGGAGGTGGTCCGACAGCAGATAACCTGGTTCAACGTTTGAATGGATTCAAAGAAGCATTTGGTATGAAAAATCTATCGAATGTCCTCTATTCATTTGAGATGCCGGATGTAGGCAAAGAAATCCTAAGCCTCGAGTTGGAAAAAAATAAGAAGATCAATGGAATCCAGATGGTTTGGGGGGCAATGACATTGGATGGCGTAGAAAAAATTCCGGCATTATCTAAGTTTGTTGATGATGGTGGAGTTGTTGTATTCTTTGATGTTTCCAAACCGCTTCTGAACTACATTTCTAAACATCCGAACTGTGCTACGATGAAGCAGGATTTCCAGACTATGGGTTATGAAGGCGTGAAAAACCTTTACAAAGCGATTAAAGGAGAGCAGTTTAATCCGGAATATCTCATTAATGTAAAAGTTATAGATCAGTCCAATGCAGCTGCAGAGGAGAAGAAGTTGTAA
- a CDS encoding sulfite exporter TauE/SafE family protein: MEIGIFVVGLLAGVMSGLFGIGGGIVMVPALIAFFGMEMLNANATSLAAMLLPVGVLGVITYYKAGLINLKESLWIALGLFAGSFGGAELATRVDVSLLSKLYALFLLYVAVGYLNIPALISKLRKNEVKPADVSGEHVTRAFWLYIAVGLFAGVIAGMFGKGGGIVIVPMLIKFFRYDAKAATATSLAALQLPVGLPSVLVYAHEGYFNFMYAGLMALGIVGGVVLGSKLALNLPTAVFRKVYAVFLLGVATYMVYKYI, from the coding sequence ATGGAGATCGGAATATTTGTCGTAGGACTTTTAGCCGGAGTGATGTCCGGACTGTTTGGAATTGGCGGAGGAATAGTGATGGTTCCGGCATTGATTGCTTTTTTCGGGATGGAAATGCTAAATGCCAATGCGACCTCTTTGGCGGCGATGTTACTTCCCGTGGGTGTATTGGGTGTGATAACTTATTATAAGGCAGGGTTAATCAACCTGAAAGAGTCGTTGTGGATAGCTTTGGGGCTATTTGCCGGTTCATTTGGTGGCGCAGAACTGGCTACCCGGGTTGATGTAAGTCTGCTGTCAAAGTTATATGCTCTTTTCCTTTTGTATGTGGCAGTTGGTTACCTTAACATTCCAGCCCTGATTTCGAAACTCAGAAAGAATGAAGTCAAACCGGCTGATGTATCCGGGGAACATGTTACCCGTGCGTTTTGGCTGTACATCGCAGTCGGACTTTTTGCCGGAGTTATCGCCGGTATGTTCGGTAAAGGTGGTGGCATCGTTATTGTTCCCATGTTGATTAAGTTTTTCCGTTACGATGCCAAAGCGGCTACTGCAACTTCATTGGCAGCTTTACAACTTCCGGTTGGATTGCCAAGCGTGTTGGTATATGCCCACGAGGGGTATTTCAATTTTATGTATGCGGGATTAATGGCATTGGGTATTGTAGGTGGTGTAGTTTTGGGGTCAAAACTGGCGCTGAATCTTCCCACAGCCGTGTTCAGAAAAGTATATGCTGTTTTCCTGCTTGGGGTTGCGACATATATGGTGTATAAATACATTTGA
- a CDS encoding methyltransferase family protein: MRITPELLNERTKPGVGTKKWDKVILGLSLLTTLSMYVVAGLDSGRYHWSPDFHWSLYLLGILLTVTGQLLFLIAQKQNKFFSSTVRIQTNREHQVCENGLYKVVRHPAYQGSIIQSGGFPLLFGSIWSIITACASIALLIIRTSLEDSTLRKELKGYIEYCDKTRYKLIPYIW; the protein is encoded by the coding sequence TTGAGAATAACCCCAGAGCTGCTTAACGAACGCACCAAGCCTGGAGTTGGAACAAAGAAATGGGATAAAGTCATTTTGGGATTGTCTTTACTCACGACCCTTTCAATGTATGTTGTAGCAGGACTTGACTCAGGCCGATATCACTGGTCTCCTGATTTTCACTGGAGTCTTTATCTGTTAGGGATTTTATTAACTGTCACAGGTCAGCTTTTGTTTCTCATTGCTCAAAAACAGAATAAGTTCTTCTCCAGTACGGTCAGAATTCAGACAAATAGAGAACATCAGGTTTGTGAGAACGGATTATACAAAGTTGTCAGACACCCTGCTTATCAGGGTTCTATAATTCAATCTGGAGGATTTCCATTACTCTTTGGCTCGATCTGGAGCATTATAACGGCATGTGCTTCAATTGCATTATTAATCATCAGAACCTCACTGGAGGACAGCACATTAAGAAAAGAGCTGAAGGGATATATAGAATATTGCGATAAAACCAGATACAAACTCATACCCTATATTTGGTAA
- a CDS encoding DsrE family protein, with protein sequence MYSNDTETVWNAMRFANFAKNEGDTISIFLLGKGVEVEKLTEKSKEINEQVDRFLDIRGKILGCGTCLQKRNNNEPKVCKFSSMQELYNLTCENKTVLTF encoded by the coding sequence ATTTATTCTAATGATACAGAAACGGTATGGAACGCCATGCGGTTTGCCAATTTCGCGAAAAACGAAGGTGATACCATTTCCATATTCTTACTTGGCAAAGGTGTTGAAGTCGAAAAACTGACAGAAAAAAGCAAGGAGATCAATGAACAGGTGGATCGTTTTTTAGACATTAGAGGTAAAATTCTTGGTTGCGGAACCTGTCTTCAAAAACGGAACAATAACGAGCCTAAAGTCTGCAAATTCTCTTCAATGCAGGAACTTTACAATTTGACATGTGAAAACAAAACTGTATTGACTTTCTAA
- a CDS encoding AAA family ATPase, with amino-acid sequence MNQSVDIRALNEKIEAKSSFVNMVTMGMDNVIVGQKHLVESLLIGLLSNGHVLLEGVPGLAKTLAIKTLAQLIDAKYNRIQFTPDLLPADVIGTMIYSQKSEEFLVKKGPIFANFVLADEINRAPAKVQSALLEAMQERQITISEKTFKLDDPFLVLATQNPIEQEGTYPLPEAQVDRFMLKVVIGYPKKEEEKLIIRQNIGFTQPEVKPILKPQEIIEARNVVKEVYIDEKIERYIVDIVFATRYPEEYGLGPLKDMIAFGGSPRASINLALAARAYAFIKRRGYVIPEDVRAVCHDVLRHRIGLSYEAEANNMTSEEIISEILNKVEVP; translated from the coding sequence ATGAATCAATCCGTTGATATCAGAGCACTTAACGAAAAAATAGAAGCGAAAAGCTCGTTCGTTAACATGGTTACCATGGGTATGGACAATGTCATTGTCGGACAAAAACACTTAGTGGAGTCGTTGTTGATCGGTTTATTGTCAAACGGCCACGTTTTGCTGGAAGGGGTTCCCGGTTTGGCGAAAACGTTAGCGATTAAAACACTCGCCCAGTTGATTGACGCTAAATACAACCGCATCCAGTTTACTCCTGACCTCTTGCCTGCCGACGTAATCGGTACAATGATTTATAGTCAGAAATCTGAAGAGTTTCTGGTGAAAAAAGGGCCGATCTTTGCCAACTTCGTATTGGCGGATGAGATCAACCGTGCTCCGGCAAAAGTGCAGAGTGCTTTGCTTGAAGCGATGCAGGAGCGCCAGATTACCATCAGCGAGAAAACATTCAAACTTGACGATCCTTTCCTCGTATTAGCTACCCAAAACCCGATAGAGCAGGAGGGAACCTATCCGCTTCCTGAAGCTCAGGTGGACCGTTTCATGCTCAAAGTTGTGATCGGTTATCCTAAAAAAGAAGAAGAAAAACTCATTATCCGTCAGAATATTGGATTCACCCAACCAGAAGTTAAACCAATCCTCAAACCGCAGGAAATCATCGAAGCCCGCAACGTGGTTAAGGAGGTTTACATTGACGAAAAAATCGAACGCTACATTGTTGATATCGTGTTTGCCACCCGTTACCCTGAGGAGTACGGTCTTGGACCACTGAAAGATATGATTGCATTTGGTGGTTCGCCTCGTGCGTCTATTAACCTTGCCCTGGCTGCACGTGCTTACGCATTTATCAAACGCCGCGGTTATGTAATTCCGGAAGACGTCCGTGCTGTTTGTCATGATGTGCTCCGTCACCGTATCGGATTGAGCTATGAGGCTGAAGCAAATAATATGACTTCTGAAGAGATCATCAGCGAAATCCTGAACAAAGTAGAAGTGCCCTGA
- a CDS encoding TM2 domain-containing protein — MNRLLSQMPELELDEAMTIDALLKDKTDEQVRNFAIIYRSRRRDPMIILVTTLLGFVGFSGIQRFLTNQMGMGILYFFTAGLCLIGTIIDLVNYKSLALEYNRKVAQEAAMFI; from the coding sequence ATGAATCGACTCTTATCACAAATGCCCGAACTTGAACTGGACGAGGCAATGACCATTGACGCACTATTGAAAGACAAAACTGACGAACAAGTCCGCAACTTTGCAATAATTTACCGCAGTCGACGACGTGATCCGATGATCATCCTGGTGACCACACTGCTTGGATTTGTCGGCTTTTCAGGTATCCAACGCTTCCTCACCAATCAAATGGGTATGGGCATTCTCTATTTTTTCACAGCAGGACTCTGCCTGATCGGCACTATTATTGATTTGGTTAATTACAAATCTCTAGCATTGGAGTATAATCGAAAAGTAGCACAGGAAGCTGCGATGTTTATTTAG